The genomic DNA tgccgggggggggggttgtacccgggaggggaaggggtgccgggggggggggttgtacccgggaggggaaggggtgccggggggggggttatacccgggaggggaaggggtgccgggggggggggttatacccgggaggggaaggggtgccggggggggggttgtacccgggaggggaaggggtgccggggggggggggttatacccgggaggggaaggggtgccgggggggggggttgtacccgggaggggaaggggtgccggggggggggggttgtacccgggaggggaaggggtgccgggggggggggttgtacccgggaggggaaggggtgccggggggggggttgtacccgggaggggaaggggtgccgggaggggaaggggtgccgggggagggggttgtacccgggaggggaaggggtgccgggggggggggttgtacccgggaggggaaggggtgccgggggggggggttgtacccgggggggggggttgtacccgggaggggaaggggtgccggggggggggggttgtacccGGGAGGAgaaggggtgccgggggggggttgTACCCGGGAGCGGGGGGGTTCCGGGTGCCGGGGGAGGAGCTTGTCCCCGGAGGGGTTCCGGGAAGGGGGGGGCTTGTACCCGGAGGGGAAAGGtttctgggtgctggagggggagggttgtACCCGGGAGGGGCTCtaggtgtgcggggggggggaggattgtaCCCgggaggggttctgggggggggagctTGTACCCGAGGGGGGAGGGGTTACGGGTGCCGCGGGGTTGTACCTGGGAAAGGAGGGTTCACAGGGGCCAGGGGGCAGACCGGGGTCTGGGAGATTAGACGGGGAGGTGGAAGCCTGAGGGGGGTTATCTGCTGACTATTTTTATAAATACACCTTGTAAAATCTTCTCTCATTTACTGACATACTACTGTGAGGTGTGTATTGCGGGGCTATAATCTGTGATGTTTCTCATGATCCTCACTGGAAGGGCTGTGAGTAGATATTGTGCTTTCGTTGGTATGTTTTTAGGACTGACTTTGTCTAGCTGCTAAATATCATTGTATTGCTATagctttccctcctctcccttggcTAGTGCAGTGAATTGCTGCTctgagctcaggggctggggtcagAAGGCTGCATGTCTGGATGCCTAGGCAcctatgtattatttattaagcaCTAACTGTTCTCTTTACTGTGTAAGGCAGAGATATCAAAACAGCCCTGTCTCAGGGAGTGTGCAGACCAGAAGTACAACATCAGGCTATGTTAACTTGccatggttttaataaaatatgctGGATGGAAGCATCTGTGTATTTATGTAATACAAGTTCAATGTGCTTGCCCTATCCTAGATTCCTGGTGGAGAGGCCTGACATAACAGAAGGACCAGCAGACAAGATGGCAGAGATGCAGATAGATCCAGACCTGGCCAAGAGACTCTTTTTTGAGGGTGCTACAGTTGTCATTTTGAACATGCCTGAGGGGACAGAGTTTGGCATTGATTACAACACTTGGCATGTGGGCCCCAGATTCCGGGGAGTCAAGATGATCCCTCCAGGCATCCATTTCTTCCACTATAGCTCTGTCAACAGGTGTAATACCAAAGAGACAGGTCCCCGTACTGGCTTCTTCTTAAGCCTGCAGCAGCGAGACTTGCAGATTCTGCACTGGAACTCATTGAATGAGGAAGTGGACCTCACCCCAGCATCTGAAGAAGAGATTGAAATAATGAGGTCAAACCTCCAGGAGATGGACAAGTTTCTTGGGCCATACCCATATGAGACCCTCAAGAAATGGATCTCCCTCACTAACTTCATCAGTGAACCAGTGATGAAGAAGCTGCAGCCAGAGAGTGGACAGATCTGTGCCTTTTCAGAGGTTCTTCCAGTTCTGGCTGGGAAGCACACCAAAGACAGAGCTGAACAGAACCTGCCCCGATATGACACAGAATGTAAGAGCTACGCAGAAGGCCTGGCCCGACTGCCCAAAATGAAGCTGAAAGCTGGCACTGAGATCCGGTTCACAGAGATGCCAAAGCAGATGTACCCTGATGGTGCCACTCCTGAGGAAATAACCAGGCACAGCATGGACCTTAGCTATGCTCTGGAAACAGTGATTAACAAGCAGTACTCCAGCCAGCCTCAGGATGTGCTCGGTGAGTATAAAGGCTGCCCCAGAAACAGAGTCATGGCAAACAGCCTTGAATGCTTAACAGCAAGAATGGTGTCCAGCAATCATTATAGTCTATAGTATGAAACTGAGAATCGGAACACTTAGGttctagttcaggggtgggcacactttttggcctgagggccacatctgggtggggaaattgcatgcagggccatgaatgtagggctgggggttggggtgagggatgtgggagggggtgtggtgtgcaggaaggggctcagggcagggggttgtggcacAAGAGCGGTGTGgagtgtacaagggggctcagagcagggggttgggatgcagacaGGGTGcgggagaggtttggggtgcaggagggttttgGAGTACAGGCTCCGGCCCGACGCTGCTTACATGGAGCTGCTCCGGGGtgtcagcggggctaaggcaggctccctgcctgccctggccccgcgccgctcccagaagtggccgggaccatgtccctgcggccccgggtggggggatgggggagagagggctccGTTGCGTGCTTCCTTCACatgcgggtacctcccccgaagctcccattcactgcggttccctgttcccagccaatgggagctgcggaggacAGTACCTGGAGGTGAGGGCAGCGAACGGAGCCCCCAGGGACACAGatgt from Malaclemys terrapin pileata isolate rMalTer1 chromosome 12, rMalTer1.hap1, whole genome shotgun sequence includes the following:
- the AAR2 gene encoding protein AAR2 homolog, translating into MCLPYPRFLVERPDITEGPADKMAEMQIDPDLAKRLFFEGATVVILNMPEGTEFGIDYNTWHVGPRFRGVKMIPPGIHFFHYSSVNRCNTKETGPRTGFFLSLQQRDLQILHWNSLNEEVDLTPASEEEIEIMRSNLQEMDKFLGPYPYETLKKWISLTNFISEPVMKKLQPESGQICAFSEVLPVLAGKHTKDRAEQNLPRYDTECKSYAEGLARLPKMKLKAGTEIRFTEMPKQMYPDGATPEEITRHSMDLSYALETVINKQYSSQPQDVLAELQFAFICFLIGNVYDAFEHWKKLLNVLCRSEDAIGKHQALYTNLISVLYHQLSEIPADFFVDIVSQDNFLTSTLQVFFSYTCSTTVDRTLRKKAEKFKAHLTKKFKWDFEAEPDDCAPVVVELPEGVLLD